A window of Dorea formicigenerans contains these coding sequences:
- a CDS encoding peptidase U32 family protein, with translation MKREIEILAPAGSWECLEAAVCAGADAIYIGGSRFGARAHADNLNEERMLEAIDYVHLHGRKLYMTVNTLLKEQELGELVDYLCPYYEQGLDAVIVQDIGAMRLIREAFPDLPLHVSTQATVTQTLSAQLFQRMGAERIVPARELSLEEIKNMKNATGLEIECFVHGALCYCYSGQCLMSSMIGGRSGNRGECAQPCRLPYRVESRKSADLMSLKDLCTIDMIPELVEAGIDSFKIEGRMKQPDYVYTVAQMYRKYTDIYLQKGKKGFHVTKEDKEKLENCYRRRGYCDGYYRKQNGKEMLSLKRPGKETELKKEKMDYILQEKIDGTLNLAEGTVSELTVWLHDRPEMTVTVTGDMVQTAKNQPLAAERIEKQIRKTGNTPFVFEEVYIDVSGNLFLPMQSLNELRRAALSDLEVQITEEYRRHMIWSEIQAEDMSDNKFENSRRNYEFQISVETVEQLKLALAREYVDRIFISDAIAFDETVIDMLEEYRLNMRDKKHESKICLAMPYIFREKAMNIYKVYFEKISQYYEGVLVRNWEALEWMKSKGYKGEILSDYNLYGWNNRAIKELSELGIDQYTSSVELNFRELSELSRGGNLIVYGYQPVMITANCIRRTMEGCLGKDSMLYITDRLGNKFPVKNYCKYCYNVIYNSAPIVLLDQKNEIRSLEPSGIRLNFTLEKEREMEQILESYKNVFLEDKEIPMPDISFTRGHFKRGVK, from the coding sequence GCGCATGCGGATAATCTGAATGAGGAACGCATGTTGGAAGCAATTGACTATGTGCATCTGCACGGACGTAAATTATATATGACAGTCAATACGTTATTGAAAGAGCAGGAACTGGGAGAACTTGTAGATTATCTCTGCCCATATTACGAACAAGGGCTGGATGCAGTGATTGTGCAGGATATCGGGGCTATGCGCTTGATTCGGGAAGCATTTCCGGATCTTCCGCTTCATGTAAGTACTCAGGCAACTGTGACACAAACACTGAGCGCACAACTTTTTCAGAGAATGGGAGCAGAGAGAATTGTGCCGGCAAGAGAGTTGTCTCTGGAAGAAATTAAGAATATGAAAAATGCAACTGGTCTGGAGATAGAATGTTTTGTGCATGGTGCTTTGTGTTACTGCTATTCCGGACAGTGCTTAATGAGCAGTATGATTGGCGGGCGGAGTGGAAACCGCGGGGAGTGTGCGCAGCCATGCAGACTTCCATATCGAGTTGAAAGTCGAAAATCTGCAGATCTAATGAGCCTGAAAGATCTTTGTACGATTGATATGATACCCGAACTTGTTGAGGCAGGAATTGATTCTTTTAAGATTGAAGGGCGCATGAAACAGCCGGATTATGTATATACGGTGGCGCAGATGTATCGGAAATATACAGATATTTATCTGCAAAAAGGGAAAAAAGGGTTCCATGTCACAAAGGAGGACAAAGAAAAGCTGGAAAATTGTTACCGCCGAAGAGGGTACTGTGATGGGTACTACAGAAAGCAGAACGGAAAAGAGATGCTTTCTTTGAAGCGTCCCGGAAAAGAGACGGAACTGAAGAAAGAAAAAATGGATTACATATTACAGGAAAAAATTGACGGAACCCTAAATCTTGCAGAAGGCACTGTCTCAGAACTGACTGTATGGCTGCATGACAGACCGGAAATGACGGTAACTGTGACAGGAGATATGGTCCAGACTGCAAAAAATCAACCCCTTGCGGCAGAACGGATCGAAAAGCAGATACGGAAAACCGGAAATACTCCGTTTGTATTTGAAGAGGTGTATATCGATGTGTCTGGAAATCTGTTTCTGCCGATGCAGAGTCTGAATGAACTACGTAGAGCAGCGCTCTCGGATCTGGAAGTGCAGATTACAGAAGAATATCGCCGGCATATGATCTGGTCGGAGATTCAGGCAGAAGACATGTCTGATAATAAGTTTGAAAATAGCAGAAGAAATTATGAGTTTCAGATTTCAGTAGAGACAGTGGAACAGTTAAAGCTGGCTTTAGCCAGGGAATATGTTGATCGCATCTTTATATCTGATGCAATCGCATTTGATGAAACAGTTATCGACATGTTAGAAGAATACCGCTTAAACATGAGAGATAAAAAACATGAATCAAAGATTTGTCTGGCGATGCCATACATTTTCAGGGAAAAAGCAATGAATATCTACAAGGTATATTTTGAGAAGATCAGCCAGTATTATGAAGGTGTTCTTGTTCGGAACTGGGAAGCTTTAGAATGGATGAAATCAAAAGGATATAAAGGGGAGATTCTGTCAGATTATAATTTGTACGGATGGAATAACAGGGCAATAAAAGAATTGTCAGAACTTGGAATTGATCAGTATACGTCTTCCGTTGAATTGAATTTCCGGGAGCTTAGTGAACTGTCTAGGGGAGGTAATCTGATTGTCTACGGGTATCAGCCTGTAATGATTACAGCAAACTGTATCAGAAGGACGATGGAGGGCTGTCTTGGAAAAGATAGTATGTTATATATTACAGATCGCCTTGGAAATAAATTTCCTGTTAAAAATTACTGTAAATACTGTTATAATGTAATATATAATTCAGCTCCGATTGTTCTTTTGGATCAGAAAAATGAAATCAGGAGCCTGGAACCATCTGGAATCCGTCTGAATTTTACATTAGAAAAAGAACGGGAGATGGAACAAATCTTAGAAAGTTATAAAAATGTTTTTCTGGAGGATAAAGAGATACCGATGCCAGATATCAGTTTTACCAGAGGACATTTTAAGCGAGGAGTAAAGTAG
- a CDS encoding FtsW/RodA/SpoVE family cell cycle protein produces the protein MVNIIVELSKYLMIILMTSYTFLCFSIFGYQDPDKKKSLLRQQNVLMFMIHIIAYLVMYLEQEDIKLLAFYLMQVVLFGTTILLYTNIYPRVSRLVVNNMCMLLCIGMIMLTRLSYSNAVKQFVIAAGGVAISLVVPVVIRKVKKLSEWRKVYAIIGIVSLALVIVIGSVSYGAKLGFQVAGINVQPSELVKIVFVFFVASSFKQSMAFKDIVVTTALAAFHVLILVASKDLGAALIIFVVYLVMLYVATRQPLYVLAGLGAGSVASVGAYYLFNHVRNRVIAWKDPIASYSGSGYQVAQSLFAIGTGSWFGMGLFQGQPDTIPVASSDFIFSAICEEMGLIFGLCMTLVCVSCYVMFLNIAMQLRNMFYKLVALGLGTCYIFQVFLNIGGVTKFIPSTGVTLPLVSYGGSSILSTLIMFAIIQGLYILREDEEENLERKKKERLRAERGRGEVKKRARKTADVPQRAKRSRPAGQAPRKEKARPQQRVR, from the coding sequence TTGGTAAACATTATTGTTGAATTGTCAAAATATCTGATGATCATATTGATGACTTCGTACACATTCTTGTGTTTCAGTATTTTTGGATATCAAGATCCGGATAAAAAGAAGAGTCTTTTAAGGCAGCAGAATGTGCTGATGTTCATGATACATATTATTGCATATTTGGTCATGTACTTGGAACAGGAGGATATCAAGCTTCTTGCATTTTATCTGATGCAGGTAGTGCTGTTTGGAACTACTATATTGCTATATACGAATATTTATCCGAGAGTGTCCAGATTGGTCGTAAATAATATGTGTATGCTATTATGTATCGGTATGATCATGTTGACGAGACTAAGTTATTCCAATGCAGTAAAACAGTTCGTTATTGCAGCAGGTGGTGTGGCAATCAGTCTGGTAGTACCAGTCGTGATCCGAAAGGTGAAAAAGCTTTCGGAATGGAGAAAGGTTTATGCAATTATTGGTATTGTATCTCTGGCTCTTGTCATTGTAATTGGTTCTGTGTCTTATGGAGCAAAGCTTGGTTTTCAGGTGGCAGGAATTAACGTTCAGCCGTCTGAGCTTGTGAAAATTGTATTTGTATTTTTTGTGGCTTCCAGTTTTAAACAGTCCATGGCATTTAAAGATATCGTTGTGACAACAGCACTAGCAGCGTTTCATGTATTGATTTTGGTTGCGTCAAAGGATCTTGGAGCTGCACTGATTATATTTGTAGTGTACTTGGTTATGCTGTATGTGGCAACCAGACAGCCCTTATATGTATTGGCAGGACTAGGAGCCGGAAGTGTAGCTTCAGTGGGGGCATATTACTTGTTTAATCACGTTAGGAACCGTGTAATCGCCTGGAAAGATCCGATTGCTTCATATAGCGGAAGCGGATATCAGGTGGCACAGTCTTTATTTGCAATTGGAACAGGAAGCTGGTTCGGTATGGGACTGTTCCAGGGACAGCCAGATACGATTCCTGTTGCATCGTCAGATTTTATCTTTTCTGCAATCTGCGAGGAGATGGGGCTGATTTTCGGATTATGCATGACGTTGGTATGTGTTAGTTGTTATGTAATGTTTTTAAACATTGCGATGCAGCTTCGCAATATGTTTTATAAACTGGTAGCACTGGGGCTTGGAACTTGTTACATTTTTCAGGTGTTCTTGAATATTGGAGGAGTAACAAAATTCATTCCATCTACTGGAGTGACACTTCCGCTTGTCAGTTACGGAGGAAGTTCTATACTCAGTACATTGATCATGTTTGCAATTATTCAGGGACTTTATATTTTAAGAGAAGACGAGGAAGAGAATCTTGAAAGAAAAAAGAAGGAAAGGTTACGAGCAGAGAGAGGCAGAGGAGAGGTTAAAAAGAGAGCGCGAAAAACGGCAGATGTCCCGCAGAGAGCGAAAAGAAGCAGACCGGCAGGACAAGCGCCGAGAAAAGAAAAAGCGCGCCCGCAACAAAGAGTTCGCTAG
- a CDS encoding peptidoglycan D,D-transpeptidase FtsI family protein: MGYISYFNVVKSRDIISSPYNKRQDSYADRVIRGKILDRNGNVLAQTNVAEDGTETREYPYNNIFAHVVGYTAQGKSGLESVSNFELLTSNAFFVDKLKNEFQDKKNQGDNVVTTLDTNLQEAAYDALGSNKGAVVVMDPSTGKILAMVSKPDFDPNTVSQNWDELSTSEDSVLLNRATQGQYAPGSTFKLVTTLEFMRENADFDSYSYNCTGSIESGDVTIHCYGGHVHGQVTLRDSLAYSCNTSFSNIGRSLNADTYKDTAQELLFNKKLPSVLPYSKSQFTLTSSDTEAERMMTAMGQGKTQVSPYHMALITSAIANGGTLMKPYLVDSVTNNAGNVIEKTKPEKYKDLMTSKEAAQLKDYMTAVTDYGTASVLGGQNYTAAGKTGTAEYSSDKEKDHSWFVGIANVDNPELVISVIIEQADGSAKAVNIAKKVFDAYYQ; the protein is encoded by the coding sequence ATGGGTTATATCTCTTATTTTAATGTTGTGAAAAGCAGAGATATCATCAGCAGCCCTTATAATAAGAGGCAGGATTCTTATGCGGACCGTGTGATCCGCGGAAAGATTCTGGACAGAAATGGAAATGTGCTGGCTCAGACAAATGTGGCAGAAGATGGGACAGAGACAAGAGAATATCCGTACAATAATATATTTGCTCATGTGGTCGGTTATACTGCTCAGGGAAAATCTGGTCTGGAGTCTGTTTCTAACTTTGAACTTCTGACTTCCAATGCATTTTTTGTAGACAAATTAAAAAATGAATTCCAGGATAAGAAAAACCAGGGAGATAATGTAGTAACGACACTGGATACAAATCTCCAGGAAGCAGCTTATGATGCACTTGGTTCTAATAAAGGCGCAGTAGTTGTTATGGATCCAAGTACAGGAAAGATTTTAGCTATGGTTTCAAAACCTGATTTTGATCCGAATACAGTCAGCCAAAACTGGGATGAACTCAGCACAAGTGAGGATAGTGTGCTTCTGAATCGTGCAACGCAGGGGCAGTATGCACCTGGTTCTACGTTTAAACTTGTAACAACACTGGAGTTCATGCGTGAAAATGCAGATTTTGATTCCTATTCCTATAACTGTACAGGTTCTATTGAAAGTGGTGATGTTACAATTCATTGCTATGGTGGACACGTACACGGACAGGTGACTTTGAGGGATAGTCTTGCGTATTCATGTAATACTTCATTTTCCAATATCGGAAGATCACTGAATGCAGACACTTACAAGGATACTGCGCAAGAGCTTCTGTTTAATAAGAAACTTCCGTCTGTCCTGCCGTACAGCAAGAGTCAGTTTACGTTGACTTCATCGGACACGGAGGCAGAGCGGATGATGACTGCCATGGGACAGGGAAAAACACAGGTAAGCCCATATCATATGGCTTTGATCACGTCAGCAATTGCCAATGGCGGAACATTGATGAAACCATATCTGGTAGATTCTGTTACCAACAATGCAGGAAATGTGATCGAGAAGACAAAACCGGAGAAATATAAAGATCTGATGACTTCCAAAGAGGCGGCGCAGCTCAAAGATTATATGACGGCTGTTACCGATTATGGAACAGCATCTGTACTTGGTGGACAAAACTACACGGCTGCAGGAAAGACCGGAACGGCAGAATATAGCTCAGATAAGGAAAAAGATCATTCCTGGTTCGTTGGAATTGCTAATGTTGACAACCCGGAACTTGTGATCAGTGTGATTATTGAGCAGGCTGACGGTTCTGCAAAAGCAGTTAATATTGCAAAAAAAGTGTTTGATGCATATTATCAATAA
- a CDS encoding DUF2953 domain-containing protein: MLHILILILKIIGIIIAVILGILLLLIAIFLFVPVHYEVQGRCDGDLDSLKGKVQVIWLLQLVRADILYKNGKMKWRLRFAWIKRGNTGAGKKQKKVQTLQKQAEKAEISGIEEAEKTEISEIEEEEKSNHEKSITETDKIEKNESEKFAEKSEENLATSQTIRQKSAHAPESEKWKTEKGIPEKEKSVDSEKNGSFYQRILSWIQKIKCTFGKLCDKIKALSGKKEKLEEFLRDEVHKGAYHKCKKELFRLMKHLKPKKADVRIIYGFDDPYYTGQALAVFGVLYPFVGGCISVTPDFEHQVLKGSAYLKGKIYLWHFVQSGWKLIWNRNVRQTYRDIRNFKIK, from the coding sequence ATGCTACATATTTTGATTTTGATATTAAAAATAATCGGCATAATAATCGCTGTAATACTGGGAATCCTATTGCTATTGATTGCTATTTTTCTTTTTGTGCCGGTTCATTACGAGGTACAGGGAAGGTGTGATGGTGACCTGGATTCTCTGAAGGGAAAAGTGCAAGTTATCTGGCTTTTGCAGCTTGTTCGGGCGGACATCTTGTATAAGAATGGAAAAATGAAGTGGCGGCTTAGATTTGCATGGATAAAAAGAGGAAATACAGGAGCCGGAAAGAAACAGAAAAAGGTACAGACGCTGCAGAAACAAGCTGAGAAAGCTGAGATTTCTGGAATAGAAGAAGCTGAGAAAACTGAGATTTCAGAAATAGAAGAAGAGGAGAAATCGAATCATGAGAAGAGTATTACAGAAACAGACAAGATTGAAAAGAATGAATCTGAAAAATTTGCAGAAAAATCTGAAGAGAATCTGGCGACGTCGCAGACGATACGCCAAAAGAGTGCGCATGCTCCGGAATCTGAAAAATGGAAAACTGAAAAAGGAATTCCTGAAAAAGAAAAATCCGTGGACAGTGAAAAGAATGGAAGCTTCTATCAGAGGATTCTTTCGTGGATTCAGAAGATAAAATGTACTTTTGGAAAATTGTGTGATAAAATAAAAGCATTGTCGGGAAAGAAAGAAAAGTTGGAAGAATTTCTTCGAGATGAGGTGCATAAAGGGGCATATCACAAATGTAAAAAAGAACTTTTCAGGCTTATGAAACATTTAAAGCCCAAAAAGGCAGATGTGAGGATTATTTATGGATTTGATGATCCGTATTATACCGGACAGGCTTTGGCAGTGTTTGGCGTGCTATATCCATTTGTTGGAGGATGTATAAGTGTGACACCTGATTTTGAACATCAGGTGCTGAAAGGTTCAGCATATTTAAAAGGAAAGATTTATCTGTGGCATTTTGTTCAGAGCGGCTGGAAACTGATCTGGAATAGAAATGTGCGTCAGACTTATCGTGATATTCGTAATTTTAAAATAAAATAA
- a CDS encoding GerW family sporulation protein has translation MADNNFKGTVEALFTGIDGVVSSKTVVGDAIHIGDTIILPLVDVSFAIGAGAFNADKKEKGAGGVGGKMTPCAVLVIQNGHTRLVNIKNQDTITKILDMVPDMVDKFTGGKDSKLDENDVKDILDSVDVQ, from the coding sequence ATGGCAGATAATAATTTTAAAGGGACTGTGGAGGCATTGTTCACAGGAATTGATGGAGTTGTTTCATCGAAGACAGTAGTAGGAGATGCAATCCATATCGGGGACACAATCATTCTTCCACTGGTGGATGTATCTTTTGCAATTGGAGCCGGAGCGTTTAATGCGGACAAGAAGGAAAAAGGAGCCGGAGGTGTTGGCGGCAAGATGACACCTTGCGCAGTTCTTGTGATCCAGAATGGACACACAAGACTGGTAAATATTAAGAACCAGGATACGATCACAAAGATTCTTGATATGGTGCCTGACATGGTCGACAAATTTACAGGAGGTAAAGATTCAAAACTTGACGAGAATGATGTGAAGGATATTCTTGACAGCGTAGATGTACAGTAG
- the rpmB gene encoding 50S ribosomal protein L28 — MAKCAICEKGAHFGNNVSHSHRKSPKMWKSNVKSVRVKTENGATKRMYVCTSCLKSGKVERA, encoded by the coding sequence ATGGCAAAATGTGCTATTTGTGAAAAGGGTGCTCACTTTGGAAACAACGTAAGCCACTCTCATAGAAAATCCCCAAAAATGTGGAAATCTAATGTAAAATCTGTTCGTGTTAAGACAGAGAACGGAGCTACAAAGAGAATGTATGTTTGTACTTCTTGTTTGAAATCTGGCAAAGTTGAGCGAGCATAA
- a CDS encoding Asp23/Gls24 family envelope stress response protein, which translates to MKGCMSTDLGIITIDPEVIAKYAGTVAVECFGIVGMAAVNMKDGLVHLLKKESLTRGIKVRISEDNHVSLSFHIIVAYGVSISAVTDNLISNVKYRVEEFSGMPVDKINIYIEGVRVID; encoded by the coding sequence ATGAAAGGTTGTATGAGCACGGATCTCGGAATTATTACGATTGATCCTGAAGTGATAGCAAAATATGCAGGAACTGTAGCGGTAGAGTGTTTTGGAATCGTTGGAATGGCTGCAGTGAATATGAAGGATGGTCTGGTTCATCTGTTAAAAAAGGAGAGCCTGACTCGTGGAATTAAGGTGCGTATCTCTGAGGATAACCATGTAAGCTTGAGCTTTCATATCATTGTTGCGTATGGCGTAAGTATTTCAGCGGTTACGGATAACCTGATCAGCAATGTGAAGTATCGTGTGGAAGAGTTTTCCGGAATGCCGGTAGATAAGATTAATATCTATATCGAGGGCGTACGCGTCATTGATTAA
- a CDS encoding DAK2 domain-containing protein yields the protein MATKTIDANMLAKMFLAGAQNIEAKKEFINELNVFPVPDGDTGTNMTLTILSAAKEVTALADVDMKNLAKAISSGSLRGARGNSGVILSQLLRGFTKSIRDEKEIDTAALAAACQRARDTAYKAVMKPKEGTILTVASGIADKAAELALETEDLEEFIPAVIEHADEVLQKTPEMLPVLKEAGVVDSGGQGLLEVIRGAYDAFLGKEIDYSAIAPAAGNSTAVKVSVEEEKEIKFGYCTEFIILLEKEFTENDEHELKAYLSSIGDSIVCVADDEIVKIHVHTNDPGLAIQKALTYGQLSRMKIDNMREEHREKLIRDSEKLAKEQAEAEEAKKTAEPKKPMGFIAVSIGDGMNEIFRELGADYIIEGGQTMNPSTDDMLKAIDQVNAETIFILPNNKNIILAANQAKDLVEDKEIIVIPTKTVPQGITAIINFVPDADAKSNEETMLDEIKNVKTGQVTYAVRDTHIDDKEIHQGDIMGIGDAGILSVGQDIAETTLEMLEQLVDDDSELISLYYGQDVTEEEADAFTQEVEKLYPDIDVDVHCGGQPIYYYVLAVE from the coding sequence GTGGCTACAAAGACAATTGATGCAAATATGCTTGCGAAGATGTTTCTTGCAGGCGCGCAGAATATAGAAGCAAAGAAAGAATTTATCAACGAACTGAATGTATTCCCTGTTCCGGATGGAGATACGGGAACTAATATGACTTTGACAATCCTGTCAGCAGCTAAGGAAGTGACAGCGCTTGCAGATGTTGATATGAAGAACCTGGCAAAAGCAATTTCTTCCGGTTCCTTAAGAGGAGCCAGAGGTAACTCGGGAGTTATTCTTTCTCAGCTTTTAAGAGGGTTTACAAAGTCGATCCGTGATGAAAAAGAGATTGACACTGCAGCCCTTGCAGCAGCTTGCCAGAGAGCAAGAGACACAGCATACAAGGCGGTTATGAAGCCGAAGGAAGGAACAATCCTTACTGTTGCAAGTGGAATCGCAGATAAAGCAGCAGAGCTTGCTCTTGAGACAGAAGATCTTGAGGAGTTTATCCCGGCAGTTATTGAGCATGCGGATGAAGTCCTTCAGAAGACGCCGGAGATGCTCCCGGTTTTGAAAGAAGCAGGGGTAGTGGATTCTGGTGGACAGGGACTCTTAGAAGTTATCCGCGGAGCATATGATGCATTTCTTGGGAAAGAGATTGATTATAGCGCAATTGCACCGGCTGCTGGAAATAGTACAGCAGTAAAAGTCAGCGTCGAGGAAGAAAAAGAGATTAAATTTGGCTACTGTACAGAGTTTATCATTCTTCTCGAAAAGGAATTTACAGAGAACGACGAGCATGAGCTGAAAGCATACTTGTCATCAATTGGTGATTCTATCGTATGTGTAGCAGATGATGAAATCGTGAAGATTCACGTACACACGAATGATCCAGGACTTGCGATTCAGAAAGCACTGACTTATGGACAGTTATCACGCATGAAAATAGATAATATGCGTGAGGAGCATAGGGAAAAACTGATTCGTGATTCCGAGAAGCTTGCAAAAGAACAGGCAGAAGCCGAAGAAGCTAAAAAGACTGCAGAGCCGAAGAAGCCAATGGGATTTATTGCAGTATCTATCGGTGATGGAATGAACGAAATCTTCCGTGAACTTGGAGCAGATTATATCATTGAGGGTGGACAGACTATGAACCCAAGTACAGATGATATGTTAAAAGCCATTGATCAGGTCAATGCAGAGACAATTTTTATTCTTCCAAATAACAAGAATATTATTCTCGCAGCAAATCAGGCAAAAGACCTTGTAGAAGATAAAGAAATCATTGTAATCCCAACAAAGACTGTTCCACAGGGGATTACTGCAATTATTAACTTTGTTCCGGATGCAGATGCAAAGTCTAACGAAGAGACAATGCTTGATGAAATTAAGAATGTGAAAACCGGACAGGTTACTTATGCAGTCCGTGATACACACATTGATGACAAAGAGATTCATCAGGGAGACATTATGGGAATTGGTGATGCAGGAATCCTTTCTGTAGGACAGGATATTGCAGAGACTACACTGGAAATGTTAGAACAGCTTGTAGATGATGATTCGGAACTGATCAGTCTGTATTATGGACAGGATGTGACTGAGGAAGAGGCGGATGCCTTTACACAGGAAGTTGAAAAACTCTATCCAGATATAGATGTTGATGTGCACTGTGGTGGTCAGCCAATCTATTATTATGTATTAGCTGTAGAATAA
- the recG gene encoding ATP-dependent DNA helicase RecG, which yields MIEQSKIHEIKGVGEKTEKLFAKLGIYTVGDLLRYYPRNYDVYEEAVPIAEVEDGRTVTVTGMIFGRVQVGGSRNLQVTTIYVKDLTGTIKAVWFRMPFLKNTLAGGGQITLRGRAVNRRDGLVLEHPEIFYPSEKYEEKLHTLQPIYNLTAGLTNNAISKAVKQVVESLDLTKEHLPEEIRLHYQLAEYNYAIRGIHFPEDKEVFYHARERLVFEEFLQFILAIRKLKDSNSRMDNEYVIPLDLRTEEFQKALPFELTGAQQNVWREIQQDMASEHAMSRLVQGDVGSGKTIVAVLALLNTALKGYQAAMMAPTEVLARQHYESITSLFEAYNIPIKVVLLTGSMTAKEKRRAYDRIECGLAKIIVGTHALIQDAVYYDNLALVVTDEQHRFGVKQRESFAKKGGVPHVLVMSATPIPRTLAIILYGDLDISVIDELPANRLPIKNCVVDTSYRQTAYTFMKKQIAEGRQCYIICPMVEESEAMEAENVTDYSRMLQEEMGTQIVVDHLHGKMKQAAKDEIMERFGRNEIQILVSTTVIEVGIDVPNATVMMIENAERFGLAQLHQLRGRVGRGKYQSYCIFMTGSKAKETKKRLEILNKTNDGFKIASEDLKLRGPGDLFGIRQSGLMDFGLGDIYQDAAILQKANEAAEWLLKNNPEYVQQIPDYEGTSSVII from the coding sequence ATGATTGAACAGAGTAAGATTCATGAAATAAAAGGCGTCGGGGAGAAAACGGAGAAGCTGTTTGCAAAACTGGGAATTTATACAGTTGGTGACCTTCTCAGGTATTATCCGAGAAATTACGACGTGTATGAGGAGGCCGTCCCTATCGCAGAGGTAGAGGACGGTCGAACTGTTACTGTAACAGGAATGATTTTCGGGCGTGTGCAGGTGGGTGGAAGTCGTAACTTACAGGTGACGACCATTTACGTAAAAGATCTGACGGGGACGATCAAAGCAGTCTGGTTTCGTATGCCGTTTCTTAAAAATACGCTGGCAGGTGGTGGTCAGATTACCTTGCGCGGCCGGGCTGTGAATCGGCGGGATGGACTTGTACTGGAACATCCGGAAATCTTTTATCCAAGTGAAAAATATGAAGAAAAACTGCATACACTACAACCGATTTATAATCTGACAGCAGGCCTGACGAACAATGCGATTTCAAAAGCTGTTAAGCAGGTCGTAGAAAGCCTTGATCTTACAAAAGAGCATTTGCCTGAAGAAATCCGTCTGCATTATCAGTTGGCAGAATATAATTATGCCATTCGTGGTATTCATTTTCCGGAAGATAAAGAAGTCTTTTATCATGCAAGAGAACGGCTTGTATTTGAAGAGTTTTTACAGTTTATACTTGCAATCCGGAAACTAAAAGACAGCAATAGCCGCATGGATAATGAATATGTGATTCCATTGGATTTACGGACAGAGGAGTTTCAAAAAGCGTTACCATTTGAACTGACCGGGGCGCAGCAGAACGTATGGAGAGAAATCCAGCAGGACATGGCATCTGAGCATGCCATGTCAAGACTTGTGCAGGGAGATGTAGGGTCAGGTAAAACAATCGTTGCAGTATTAGCGCTTCTTAATACCGCATTAAAAGGCTATCAGGCGGCAATGATGGCACCGACAGAGGTGCTGGCAAGACAACATTATGAATCGATCACCAGTCTTTTTGAAGCATATAATATTCCGATAAAAGTAGTGCTTTTGACAGGTTCGATGACGGCAAAAGAAAAACGCAGAGCTTACGATCGGATCGAGTGCGGACTTGCGAAGATCATCGTGGGGACGCATGCACTTATTCAGGACGCAGTTTATTATGATAATCTGGCACTTGTAGTGACAGATGAACAGCATAGATTTGGAGTAAAACAAAGAGAGTCATTTGCAAAAAAAGGCGGTGTTCCGCATGTTCTTGTTATGAGTGCGACACCAATCCCGAGAACCCTTGCAATCATTTTATACGGAGATCTTGATATTTCTGTGATAGATGAACTTCCGGCGAACCGTCTGCCTATTAAGAATTGTGTGGTAGACACCAGTTACCGGCAGACGGCCTACACATTTATGAAAAAGCAGATTGCAGAAGGAAGACAGTGTTACATTATCTGCCCGATGGTAGAAGAAAGTGAAGCTATGGAGGCGGAAAATGTGACAGATTATTCCAGAATGCTGCAAGAAGAAATGGGGACTCAGATTGTAGTTGATCATCTTCATGGGAAAATGAAGCAGGCAGCAAAAGACGAGATTATGGAGCGTTTTGGACGTAATGAAATCCAGATCCTTGTGTCAACGACAGTTATTGAGGTTGGAATTGATGTGCCTAACGCAACCGTTATGATGATTGAAAATGCAGAGCGTTTCGGACTGGCGCAGCTTCATCAGCTCCGCGGTCGTGTTGGACGAGGAAAATATCAGTCTTATTGTATTTTTATGACCGGCTCAAAGGCAAAAGAAACAAAAAAACGTCTGGAAATTTTAAATAAAACGAACGATGGATTTAAAATCGCAAGCGAAGATTTAAAACTTCGCGGTCCGGGAGATTTGTTTGGAATCCGTCAAAGCGGACTTATGGATTTTGGACTGGGAGACATTTATCAGGACGCGGCAATTTTGCAGAAAGCGAACGAAGCCGCAGAATGGCTCTTAAAAAATAATCCTGAATATGTCCAGCAAATTCCAGATTATGAAGGAACTTCTAGTGTAATAATTTAA